From the Anopheles merus strain MAF chromosome 2L, AmerM5.1, whole genome shotgun sequence genome, the window GCACACTTTTTCCAAAGACCATTTTTGCCCTCTTCTTTGTAAGATTCTTTAAGAAGGAAGTCAACCTATCGGGGTATGGTATACTTCCTACAGTAAATGACATTTCACGGGCAGATATgtattgaaatgcaaacagtgTACAAGGTTATCTATCCGCCACGATATAAATCGTCTCTCGGTACGGCACGATAGTAAAAGAATTTTATTCAGTACATATTTTGTGCTATTATTGTTATCTTGAGGAGTGTTTGACaactttttatatttatttttcatttaatgtaatgttttatttaactgTTGGTGCTCTATTGCGTTAGGTATTGCGATAAAATACATCTGCTTCCTATTTGTAAATTAGAACTGGACAAACTTTATTAACAGTTATATCTCCAATCATcgctatttattaaaaattgctttaaactGCTATACATGACCCTTATAACCAATATCAAGCTGGTAAATGTATTATATAAAACATAAtgcatttgaataaaaaataaaacagaaacaatttcagataaaaagaaacaacacatTACAATGATTTTCGTAGCaacatattattaaaaaatgtacaacaatcttatatattttatttcaattaatttgatTCTACTAGCTTTATGTATGCTTTAATTTTCAGCTAAAATCATGCCATGTGACGTATGTATTCATTGAGTGACTAAGggaataattttatattttattatgtttgtAGTAGTATATTTTACTGTTATAGAGATTAGTATGTATCCTATAGTAAGCCgagaataaatattaaatatttcatgTAGAGTAGCATGAACCTGAGATGTTGGCCAGTTGGTTATTTCATGGCTAGAGGAAACAATTACCACAAAATACATGTCTACAGTATGAACTGGAACTTTCCTGCCTAATTCTTACCAAACCGTTTCATGCGAACTTCGAATAATAATCACAAAAGAAAGTGCATTTTGGTTTGTATCCCAAAATGGCCGCAAAACTATTTTATTGACAATGGTACAAAGAGTATATAATCTGATTCAtacgcattttttgtttgttttgttccagAGCCGCCGGCTATctttacacacaaaaatataatatttatgAGCTCATGGAACTACCAATATATCTTATAACAGACGTATATGCTGATACAAtacattaaaataaacaataatatattttgatcTTGACAATTCTGTACAAAAGCCAGTGCATATACGTCATGGAACTACCAATATATCTTATAACAGACGTATATGCTGATACAAtacattaaaataaacaataatatattttgatcTTGACAATTCTGTACAAAAGCCAGTGCATATTGCATAAAaagatttcatttcaaatacaTGGCTATAAACATGTCAACCTGTAAGTGTTTGGAAAAAATAGAACATTTTACTGTAAACTATAAAGACTgtcacataaaaaaacattcactTCAAAATCTTATGCAATAATTTTGCTTAAAAACCATAGTTGCTGCTAGTGCTTGCTTTTTATAAaagataattatttattattacttaaaaacatgcccttcatgggctcaagccctGAATGGAACGtgcgtaggactgactatcctgctatggtaataaataagtcactgaaagccgagcccactagtggtacaggcaggccttgaccaacagcggttgttgtgccaaataataagaagaattaTTTACCCAAACTTAGGACAAGCATAAACAATTCAACCTTCTCAACAATTCAATAGCCATGAGAAATACTGCTGAGTGGAGCGTTGAAttaatgataaaaatataaaaacaatttttagaAATTAATAAAGTTTTATCacgttttactgttttttttttctttaaacgaCTGATCAACGAGCGCTTCTCATAATAAATCATGGAGTAACGACCTCGTTCAAGGTTCCGATTCAATGCACTGTAAAAGGAAAAACGCACGTTACGCGATAGAATCACATTTTTGACTAAATGTTCCCTACAAACGTAAACAGTTGGCTAATACGAATGTTATTTCCGATTTACGAATAGTTCCATCGGCAAACAGAATGAGTCTTCTGAGCTTGCTAATCATTTTCATAGAACAAACATTACGGTataaagagaaaacaaaagctccaaaaaatgataaacccagcaatgaaattgttttaccTGTAGATGGtacaaagaaggaaaaagagTCTTCATAATCATTTGTAATGCCAACCATTTTCAAAGAATATCACATactattattaaaaatatgaGGATAATTCAGGGGACAACCACGTCTATTCCCACATTAAAATGTTACCCAACCGGCGGACCATAAACGCGTGCATGCAGCGCTTCACACATGCACAAAGATGGAACTGCATTCTCTTCAAACAAATGATGATTGCATTTACATCCATCCAAAAAGCATTTCATGTGTCATGCAACGTTCCCTCAAGCTTATCGCGCGAACTCGGCCATGCATGCTTGCATAAACTCAATAAATACAGTCATTGCAAATGGTGACGACGCACAGATTTCCAGCGAGGCCAGGGCACGGAGCACGGTTGATTCGCTTGGatatacacatgtgttttgTGCGCCGATGGACAAAGAGTATGAAAGGGTCAAGAAGATGGAAGGTGTTACTTTTTTCCGTACAAAAATAGCCACAACTGTAAACACGCCCGGGATGGAATCCAGTACTGATGCTGGAGCAAAGTGGTAACGTGTAATGTGGTATGGGTTGTGTAAACTCGTGCCCAGCGTAAACTGACCAGGCTAATCTTGCGGCTGATATGAGATTGCAAAAGATTAGATGTTCTATTTTCGTAATtttctaaaataaaatataggttttatgttttgattgTGTGGATACCgaataatgcaaaaaaatagCATGCGCTAAAATAATTTGGTTGCAAATTGTATATACACACGTCGGGAAGAGCTAGCAAAACTGCGTGCCGATGATTGTGATGGGGAATTCCGCAGTAGCGGACGTCTTTCGATGGGGCAGGAAATCGGTTCCGTGCAGTTTCCGGGTCCACCGTACACGAGTGCGGCCAGTGACGCAGCACCGGAAGTGGTCCGATCCGCGTCAAACGTACCGCACGGCACGGCAGCACCGGACGCGGCTGACGTCAGCGAGGATGAGGATACGTGCGGCGGGGTGGAAGATGCGGAAGGGCCAGACTGCTGGGAGGCAGGCAGGGAGGCGGCCCCGGAGGGCACCGGGGAAGATGATTTCGAGTGTCTACGGTGATGATATTTACGCTTCCGCTGGAACAGATTGACCGCCGCCGTGGTCGTCGAGTGACGATCTTTGTTGTGAATTTTGAGCAACAGTTTCATGGCCCcggtatgttgtttttttttttgttttacggtAATGCGATGTAACTGACACGGATCGGATCACACTTTAGCATGGTTTCCGGAGGTAAGCAGCAGCCAAACACTTTGTAACTATAGCACGAACGAAACTGGGTAGCATTTGCGCGAAACCACCGAATATCTGACGGACTGGTGGAATGACTGTTTGGAAATGTGACCAGTGCGGTATCGAACTCTAATCCCGGAAGCACTTAAACGGACGCAAAACACGTGCTATACCGTACGTCGGCGCTAGGCGGCTGTGCGGAGAACCACGAAATCACGGATTAGCCATTGCGCCAGACTTTCTCTTTTGGGTCGCGCGTTTTTGGACACGAGGACACTTGTGGGAGTggatttaaattcaattagcGATTCGCAGCGGCCTAAAGCTCACGATGACACTGTTTTATGATACGTTCGCACACACGTTCACAATACACGCGACAAAATCCATGGAGAAGGGTGTAGTAGGAGGGTAAAATGGTGCCGCAACCATATTAATCCACCCTCTCAAGTCGCTATCTGTGTATGTGCTGTACTGGTCAGTTACTGGCGTGTTTTCGCAATGCACACGATGCAACGTGTGTTCGGGCCGGAATAAGACTGACTCGGACTGGACCGGGagcgttgtttgtttggtaCGCGAGATCAACCTGTCGCTGCCGTTTGCCGTTGGTGTGGTGTGCGTTTGCGCGCTACGTTTGTATAGGGTGGGGTGGTGAGTTTTGGCGACTTTGTTTGGTGAGCGGGAGACGAACGAGCGGAACGCGCGTTAAGACGCATCAACGTTGATCAGTAAAATTGGCTACAATTGATGCGCGGTTAGCAGTGGCGGAATACTACGGGATTAGTCTTAAGCAAATTACCCGCACTCACACATAGAGACAGgtgaatatttgaaataaacGATAGTATCAATTCAATAGATTTCACACTATTCATGTGTTTAGGTCACAGGTTTAGGTTTAGTTATCAAGCTCTTATCACATCACCATTGATCTAAtatttcctttcatttttaaacatttgagCTAACAAAATTAGTAATAAAATTGGAGTATCAGTCACGAATCTCTAATATTAATATTTGGAACCTGATATTCGATCAAATCCAGTTTTTTTGATTATAGTGGTCTTTATTATGCAGGGTACACTCCACTTGATGTTGAAtattaaaacatcattttgcGGTGGGATCTACAGAGACGCGAGGGGATCACATCTAATTTGCACCTTTGTGATTGAATCCCCTGACATAGGTTTCTCGCCGATACATTAAAATTATGCATGTCAATATAATAAATTGTAGAGTTCAAAAATGGTAGATCATTAAAATCTCAACACTTATTATAGAATTGTTGTGAAATATGATATTTTGAATTAAgagacatttttttgtttttcaaaccaAAGTAAGACAGCAGCAATAATCAGTAATATAatgataaaacaattttttacaGCTCTTCAACCTGTTTCATCGCTAAGATTTAACCGAAGATTACTATTTTTGCTACTCCCGCTTAGGATTTCCCACGTGATATAATTGCTTTTAGTAAGGGGGTTAGCTAGGTACTGGGGCTAGTTCGCTATAACAAATACATGTAGCTTCGCTCACGACGACGGAATGTAATGTCGTTTACATTTTAAGTGTGTTAATTAGTTGAGCAACTGTACAGTATAgcaaacatgcacacaaaaCTATGACATAACTGTACTAAGCACTGTTAAGAACGTATCGGCAAGACTACATTGTAATCTTACCTTCTAAGAGGCTTACCTCTTAAAAGTGTTACCTAAATCCACTCGCTATTTACTTCCTAGGCCGTCGTTACCCTTGTACGCATAGGAAGCGGAAACTTACTTGCAATTCGGCTAGCTTCGACGGTCGCATCCATGTACTGGTAGATAGTAACGGAACCTTGGTACTGTGTCATCGGGCCAATGACGACGTCGCTTGAGTTCGACAGATTGATGACGCTTGTGGCTGCCGGTTGCACGGTCGTATTTCCGCCATTGCCAGTGCTGAGTCCATTCTGATGGTTCGTGGCCATTCCCGGGCTGTCCGCGTTCTGCTCGTACCGTGCGCCCAAACTCCCGACGGGTGCTGCCGCCGGGAAGGCATTGTGCTGGTGGAAGCTGTTGTACCGCGGATGAATACTCATGAGCGCGTTGGCCACCGAATCTGGCACCGGGCCGGTCGTTGACGCACTTGCATTCTCCATTGGACAGGGTTGTGGTATGGTTTGCGGTGGCTTTGTATGCTGATCACGGATCCTGCCTTGTTTTGTGTAGCTTTTGCAGTCCTTCGCGTGATCACACGTGCACCCGCATTTGCGCACAGTCGCGCACGATCGCGATCGAAACGTTACTGACAACTGGTTGAGAAACGACGTGAGCAACACTAGCGTGGCCGACAAGGTGCCAGCATTTTGTGTAAGTGCCCGTGTGATCGGCGATAGGCGTTTCGCTGGTTTCGTAGCCTCGCCATTAGAACGTGAGTAATACGTATGGCGGGAAATTTTGCTCATGACGTATCCGTATTCCGGTTCTGTGTAGAATGGAGCTCAAGTGAATAGAAAAAGCGTTCGCCATACTGGTAGTGGTGTAATCTAAATCTCGCCTCTTCTGCTGAAAGTTCCAGAGTTAGCTAATAGCGTTCGTGATACTAGTTAAGGTGTGAACGATATCCAAAGAACGGGAATGTATTAACATAATATAGACTGTTTTTATAGTCTTTTATTGTAATGGACACTTAAAACGTGATGTGGTTTTTGTCTAGGTGTTACATATTGATTTACAATTATGATAAAAATACCATTAaataacacattcattatcaTGGGAAAAGTAAATttcaaaagtaaaaataagCAGTATTGTAACTAGAGATCGATCAGATCAGATTCATAAGTCTTTAGTGTTATAGAAGTTATAGTTCATGAAAGTAAATCTAACACAGTCTTAGTTTCTACCCTTCCTCAATTTGTCAGCCAAAtgtttacttcttcttcttcttcttttggcacaacaaccggtgccggtcaaggcctgcctgtacccactagtgaagtgagcttgactttcagtgacttattgttaccacaGCAGGATactcagtcctacgtatgggggcatggtctattcggggcttgaacccatgacgggcatgttgttaagtcgttcgagttgacgactgtaccaccagaccggcccatgTTTACACTTACTTAATAGTTTAGGAAGCAATTCAATACCGCTGATGGAAGGTGACCACGAAAGCACCATAGTTGATCAAAATCGGTGTGACTGATTGATCTAACCGCTTCAGGATATATCAGGATACAGTATATCTTACCGTATATGGATTATGCATATTTTAGGAAACATAAATATTGCTGAGCTAAacctattttatttttcaatttaaatttcgaacattaaaaacatttcTTTACAATTATGTCCAGTACTGTACCCATTGTCAAGCGGCGTCAAGTAACGTCAAACAGCTGTCAAAGCGGTctgtttatttacatttttgtggAAACAAAATTCGGGATGGACGCTCCAGCAAGCACAGAATCTCTTCCAAGAAAACGCCCCAAAGCATCGAAAAAGCCGCAAAGCTCCTCGAAAGGCGAATCTACCAAAGACCGGGCACACAAATTTCAATCGGCGAGAAGTGTGTTCAATGCGTTTCAGAAGCATGGTGCTCAAAACACGGAGGAAATTGAAAAGACCCTACAGAAACTGGTATCACCGGAAGCTCTGGCAAAGTACGTGAACGAGTTTGCCACCATGAGTGAGGAAAATGTGTTGGACAAGATGAAAAACAGTCCGGAATTTGTGCAGTGTGCGTCGTGGAGTGAAATTCTCGACTCGGCCGGGTTCCGCGAGACGTGCAACAATGAGCTACCGCTGGCACTGCAAATCATTGCTCACACGGAGCAGTTTCCCAAACCAGAAAATGCAAACGGTGTTGATTTTCAGCTGCTGTATCTGAACCTGGCCAGCATGATGCTGGGGCAACCGATACGGGTAATGAATCAAAGTACACAGGATGCACTGAAGAAGGTGTATGAGGTAGGTATAGATTTTGTAGTCGATTCTAAATGATTCGTTCTCATTTATGCTTACCAATTACTCTGATCACCTATCAGGAAACCGTGTTGCAAACGTCCAGGGCGGATCAAAAGGAAGAGATAGCCATACTGCACGAGACACTGAAAACGATGCGCAATCCGGTACAGTCTAATGAACAGAATAGAATTGTGGACGACTTGAGGCGGTTGTTTGCCGACCCGAACATAAACCCTTTCCGCCTTCCGATTAATCAGATATGTTCGAATAACCCGTAAGCATAAAGAATAACACGCTGGTAGAACTTTTTCGGAAATAAACATGCAAAACCATTGCAATCACGCTTTGgttgtttattaattttatcatttggGTCAGGGTAAGTACAAATCTTCGATATTTTgggttggttttggttttagttAACATGCTTGTTCTCCGATGTGATAATCAGTTCATTTACATCAAGATAGTTGTTAATATGCATTTGTAGAGCATTGCGTTTACATTTGCCGAATTCATTGCCACTGCCGGTTTTAGTTTTGAGAAGAATGTTTATCTACTACATTCATGCCGTTCGTCCAAATCCGGCGCTTAtaaggaaaaatataaattgtatGACCTCAGCCAATCAATGCACACAGCACTTGAACTGTGCGCTCAGGAACAATAAAGGACAATGTGTTAATAATGTGCTTGCGTAACACTTTCGATATAAATTGAATTACGTAGGACCTATTTATGTATCTAGGAGTGAAAACTGTCCATGTCGAAACTGTGAAAAATGCTTTTGCGTTCGAATATTGCATAAATGTGTGTAAAAGATGTATAAAAATAGAGTGTTTTTTATCAACACATTCAGCGAATCAAATCGAACCGATATTAATGCTGTTGCAAAAatgttcttgttctttttttagtGTACCTGTCCAATCCTCCCTCGGGCTTCACATTGGCGATCATAGGGGTTTGGTTGTATGTATATGAATGTGGCTTTTGCTATTTCTGCCCGCTAACAGCTATTGTAAAACATATGTTTAAACAcctctgttttgttgtttttgttgctatttctTATCATGTATGCTATCAAGAATATGTTTTCTCTCTGTTTATGTACTCTATAATTCATAGTCAATCTGTTGCATATCTCCAATCTGCTTTACACACGTTGCAAAATCTTTGGTTAATTATTAAAGAACGTTGCAATGAAGAATCAATCCCTTGCTGCGTACTGTACGTAATTCAGGGGTAGTTTCCGTTGCTGAACCGCTTCTATTGTAGATTCTTGTATGTGGTCTAGGATTGTCAGATGGTACATAGTAGGTCTCACTGCAACAAACGCCAATGAAAGGTAGTGTGAAGGTAGTGGGTTGGCGTCTGTTTCGGGATAAAGCTTACGCGAAcagctcgtgtgtgtgtgtggcacgaGAGGTGTATATGTTTGCGCATCTGTTAACGTTCCGTTCCACCGACTGACGGTTTACAATTGAAAGCATGGTACAGGCATGCGGCACAAAATaatgattaatttttttttgtattcctcAATAAGCGATGCTACAAAAATATCTCTTTCCCATAAACGCAGTGTGGTCTGTGCATTTAAAACGCTACGGTGTTACGGTTCTTTCTTCTAAGTATTTGATCTAGCTCACTGTTAGTTCGTTCCATTTTTTCCCTCTGTGTAAATATTCATCCATAAATTTACGATACACTTCGCGATAAATTAACATCGATCTGTTGCTTCACATACTTAGACATATATTTGCCCTTTTGCAATTAGATTCTGCTCCAACTTCTCATGTCTTATTCATATAACTACGCATTCCTTTACCTTCAAAGCTTTGCTTCCTGTTTCTTCCTCTGCCATCAATCAGCATCAATAAACGGTGATATGTCGTAACAACTGAATTTAAACTATTGAAACATTAGCAAAGAAGCGCCCTGATGATTGGCGTGGCTTTATGGTCAACGTCTGGAGATAACGAAAATCGTCATTACTACCACGATATAGATACAGATTATCACAGTAACATCCGAAACGAAAGCTAGGATGGATGGATGATCGGCATCGGGTACGATGACAAACGAGTGGTCTCTGGGTCAGTTCCTTCTTTGTATGTGACCACGATAAGGTTGCCTTCTcacttcttctctctctctctctctctctctctctctctctctctctctctgtctcttaggtattttgaaaaatgtagGCTTTTATTAGTTAAGGGGCCAACGAGTGAAGTAGGTTTCATATTTAAGGATTGTCTTACAGCTCAGATACATCAGTTAGTTGGGTCGTTAGTGTGTACATTATTATTCTTTAGTAACTAGCGGTAGTTCACAGGTGAGTGCTTACTTATCCATTCATTCTAGGGTTTGCAAAACTGTGCGAGTGCCAGACTTTGAAAAACAGATTATTTAACCGGTTCTAGCTAATACTAACATGatctaaaccaaaaaaaacaaggctGGCTTTGGCTGGTGCTAGAGACTAGTTAGGAGATATGATGGAAAAACAGTTTCCCAGCCCGAAGATCGATGTGCTCTTATGATAATGGCTGCACCAATGAGAGTGCACCCAATGAGAGTGGATTAGTGGGGCGATGCTAATGGTGGATCGGTCCGGGAACCAGATATTTAGGATTACATACTAGCAATCTGTTAGATTTTATCTCGGATCgtaacacagacacacacacacgattatAACAACATTCAGTAGATACTCGTACAAACTGTTTGGGAATGGTTGGCCAAGTATAATGGATCGACATTCACTTCAACACTGTGCCATTGTACCTATTAAACGTGATGCGTTTTGGTGTGTATTCAACATGTATACAAATCCACATAAGttcgtttaatttatttgtgcCTAGGTTGTTCACTGTCAACTACGCGTTCTGTGCTGGAAACATTGCGATGAATATGCGtaaaatttcagttttaaTTCCGCCTGCGGTGGTTTTTTTCCATTCTTCTCTCTACGGTAAGAGTCTTTCATTTTGTTGGTATAATTAAAGCATTAATGCTGTAATACCGACTCGTTCGATTTTTACGATTAGTAAAACAAACGATTAGGAAGGTTCATGGCTACATGTATCAAAAAGTGCGGCTCAGGCGCTGCAGCCTAGCAGTTATTATTTCTAAAATGTACAGGATTTAGCAAAATTTCCATCCATCCGACGTCACATCTAggggaacaacacttggagtAGTTTGTAGTTTACTCTTATCATATGCATGTGTTTTGGTATCGTTCGTGGCGATCGCTCGCCAGCCGTAtttgttagtttgtttgtatttttccagCTGGTGGAGGTTGAATAGTTTTTATTGTaaggtattttttgtttaattcgtTGAGCAATAGTTTAAGTTAATGGACGCTTTTTATTGATTGAAAGAAAAAGATTGAAACGCACTGTAGAATGGCATACAGAACATGCCACAAGATATGGGGTTCGCACGACGATGATTGTCAAGGGTGAATTATTAAGGAAACAGAAGGTAAGATTGGTGGCATTTGGTTGCTGTACGTATACAGCCGAGGTATGGACTGTTTGGTGCTGAGCAGGGGCCGGTTTTGGTCAGATAGTGCTTAAGGAACTGCATttcatacacgcacacatacatttcCAAACACGCATACATACATACGCAGGCATACACATActcaacacacgcacagaggTCGTACGTACAGCCAAACATTCTTGACGGCTTTCCGATCAATTCAATTTACAATGTGCTTTGCTAATATATACGCTTATCTAGAAGGAAGAGTCGGGAAATCGGGATGCATCAGTGCAACTTTCTGCTTGCTATACAGCTAGAGAGCTATAGGAGCTTAGTGGAAAACATACAATTATGCTTTAAATGCTAGATTCAATACTAATCTATAGTTAATAATTCCTTCAAATGTGTCGGCGAATCAGCCTTGGCCAGCGGTGATGGCGTTCATCGGATGTGCATACCCTCTGTCTACCAGCTGTGCCAGTTGATCCAACTGTTCCATCTGATGTCtgtcggttttttttgtcggaatAAATTAGAATGAGCTACGCTATCCTCGTACTGAgtggtttaattttttatatACCTCCTGTCGCCATCTACCTTTCTCTTTTCCGCGTCTTATCTCCCTTTCGTCGCATATGATGTATATTGTTAGTGGTGTAGTTATATGCTGATTGTTATagttaatgtttaatgttacATGATTCTATGTACAACGACACGTTCGTTCGTATTGTATGGTTAACGTTCTTGCAATGGGCAGCTTACCATGAAACAATAGgtaaggaaagaaaaaaagtgtcTTAGTtcaagaagaacaaaaaaaaacttaattatGTAAAAAGCATTTGATTAGGCGAGTGAATAAGCTtttacacatgcacacaataCGCAAAAAGGCGATGAAAACTTTAATTATTGTAATGAAAATGTAATCTTCGCTCTTGGCATACCGTTTCTTCGTGTTCTCCGAAAAAAGGTCAAAGAAATACTATCGCTTAGCAAGAaatgttatgttttgtttcctcCTATGCATTTATGTCACACCTCTGCAGATCGGCATCAAATTGTTCAGTTcttttgtctattttttgcTTAATTGCGGACACCGGATTTGTGTTACTAATCGTCGATTGCGCCCCCGGAACATTTAAGCAGGATTTTTTTATACCTTTCAAAACACACTCCTTACCAACGTGCAATTGTTACGACTGTAAGCGCCATGAAAAGGAGGTTTGTTTTCTTACTGTAATGTTTTCCTTCCATATATTTACTATATCAGGACTATTGTAATAACGTGTAAAAACGGTTTCCAT encodes:
- the LOC121594540 gene encoding uncharacterized protein LOC121594540, whose amino-acid sequence is MDAPASTESLPRKRPKASKKPQSSSKGESTKDRAHKFQSARSVFNAFQKHGAQNTEEIEKTLQKLVSPEALAKYVNEFATMSEENVLDKMKNSPEFVQCASWSEILDSAGFRETCNNELPLALQIIAHTEQFPKPENANGVDFQLLYLNLASMMLGQPIRVMNQSTQDALKKVYEETVLQTSRADQKEEIAILHETLKTMRNPVQSNEQNRIVDDLRRLFADPNINPFRLPINQICSNNP